One genomic region from Terasakiella sp. SH-1 encodes:
- the typA gene encoding translational GTPase TypA, with amino-acid sequence MELRNIAIIAHVDHGKTTLVDELLKQSGLFRENQKVEERVMDSGDIEKERGITILAKCTSVEWKETRINIVDTPGHADFGGEVERILSMVDGVVLLVDAAEGPMPQTKFVTGKALKLGLKPIVVVNKADRPDARPYEVQDECFDLFTALDANDEQLDFPTLFASGKDGWAAETPDGERTDLTPLFDLVLEHVKEPEADKDKPFSMLATTLESDPFLGRILTGRVETGVFKVNQNLKALNADGEVIEQARITKLLSFRGVERVPVDEAHAGDIVAVAGLTKATVADTLCAVEVEAPLKAQPIDPPTLAMTFSINDSPLAGQEGSKVTSRMIRDRLMQEAEGNVAIRITETQNADSFEVAGRGELQLGVLIETMRREGFELGISRPRVLIQEDPETGEKLEPFEEVQIDVDEEFSGIVVESLAIRKGKMTEMRPSGGGKTRLTFHAPARGLIGYHGEFLTETRGTGIMARTFHHFGEFAGPIPGRRNGVLISMVDGGAVAYALANLEGRGPLFINPQEKVYQGMIIGEHAKGTDLEVNPLKSKQLTNVRASGKDDAIRLTPPRVITLEDAIAYIQDDELVEVTPESIRLRKFHLDPHVRKRAERAMAGS; translated from the coding sequence ATGGAACTTCGCAATATCGCGATTATCGCACACGTTGACCACGGTAAAACCACGCTGGTGGATGAACTCCTTAAACAGAGCGGTCTGTTCCGTGAAAACCAGAAGGTCGAAGAACGCGTCATGGACAGCGGTGATATCGAAAAAGAACGCGGTATCACGATTTTGGCGAAATGTACGTCCGTGGAATGGAAAGAGACCCGCATCAACATCGTTGATACCCCAGGCCACGCCGATTTCGGTGGCGAAGTTGAACGTATTCTGTCCATGGTTGATGGTGTGGTTTTGTTGGTGGATGCGGCTGAAGGCCCCATGCCACAAACAAAATTTGTCACAGGTAAGGCCCTGAAACTTGGCCTGAAACCAATCGTTGTTGTCAACAAGGCAGATCGCCCGGATGCACGCCCCTATGAAGTGCAAGACGAATGTTTCGATTTGTTTACAGCCCTTGATGCCAATGACGAACAGCTTGATTTCCCGACCCTCTTTGCTTCTGGTAAAGATGGCTGGGCAGCCGAAACACCCGATGGCGAACGCACAGACCTGACACCGCTTTTTGATCTGGTTCTTGAACATGTCAAAGAGCCCGAAGCCGATAAAGACAAGCCGTTCTCCATGCTGGCAACCACATTGGAATCTGATCCGTTTTTGGGCCGTATTCTGACAGGCCGTGTGGAAACAGGCGTGTTTAAGGTCAACCAGAATCTGAAAGCCTTAAACGCTGATGGCGAAGTCATTGAACAAGCCCGTATTACCAAGCTTCTGTCCTTCCGTGGTGTGGAGCGTGTGCCAGTGGATGAAGCCCATGCCGGTGATATTGTGGCGGTTGCGGGTCTGACCAAAGCAACTGTGGCCGATACACTCTGTGCGGTAGAGGTGGAAGCCCCATTGAAAGCCCAACCGATTGATCCGCCGACCCTTGCCATGACATTCTCTATTAACGACTCTCCGCTGGCCGGTCAGGAAGGGTCTAAAGTGACCTCTCGTATGATCCGTGATCGTTTGATGCAAGAAGCCGAAGGGAATGTGGCGATCCGCATTACGGAAACACAAAATGCTGATAGTTTCGAAGTGGCTGGTCGTGGTGAATTGCAGCTGGGTGTTTTGATTGAAACCATGCGCCGGGAAGGTTTTGAGCTGGGCATTTCACGTCCACGTGTTCTCATTCAGGAAGATCCGGAAACAGGGGAAAAGCTGGAACCGTTTGAAGAAGTCCAGATTGATGTGGATGAAGAATTTTCCGGTATCGTGGTGGAAAGCCTGGCGATTCGTAAAGGTAAAATGACCGAAATGCGCCCCTCAGGTGGTGGCAAGACCCGTTTGACCTTCCATGCACCAGCACGTGGCTTGATCGGTTATCACGGTGAGTTCCTGACAGAAACGCGTGGGACAGGCATTATGGCGCGTACCTTCCACCATTTTGGTGAATTTGCCGGCCCAATTCCGGGGCGCCGCAATGGTGTGTTGATTTCCATGGTTGATGGCGGCGCGGTTGCTTATGCGTTGGCCAACCTTGAAGGCCGTGGTCCGCTGTTCATCAATCCGCAGGAAAAAGTCTATCAGGGGATGATCATTGGTGAACATGCCAAGGGCACAGACCTTGAAGTCAACCCACTGAAATCCAAGCAGCTCACCAACGTGCGCGCAAGTGGTAAGGATGATGCCATCCGCTTGACACCGCCGCGTGTAATCACGCTGGAAGATGCTATTGCCTATATTCAGGATGACGAACTGGTGGAAGTGACCCCGGAAAGCATCCGTTTGCGTAAATTCCATTTGGACCCGCATGTGCGCAAACGCGCAGAAAGAGCAATGGCGGGAAGCTAA
- a CDS encoding DMT family transporter: MSRLRANLLLLITAIIWGTAFVAQHTSMGVIGPYYFTALRFLLGGLVIVPLALREYQKRKESGVPLSQRHWLGMVLCGVFLFTASITQQVGIADTSVTNAGFLTGLYVPLVPLMLLIFWRKLPHWSIWPAAFGCLIGTYYLSGGNFSSFNNGDFWMMVSAIFWALQIITVGFVVRSSDTPIILACTQFLCCSVFATVGALGLETISWAAIQGAGFEIFYAGVMSIGIAFTLQAVAQRHTGQADAAIIMSGEVLFAAIAGALLLGERLTIEGYMGALIMFMSILSVEVLPLLRRKQA; encoded by the coding sequence ATGAGTCGTCTGCGTGCAAACCTGCTTTTATTAATTACTGCGATTATTTGGGGGACGGCCTTTGTTGCCCAACATACCAGTATGGGGGTCATTGGGCCTTATTACTTTACGGCCTTGCGGTTTTTGCTGGGTGGTCTGGTGATTGTGCCCTTGGCTTTGCGTGAATATCAAAAACGCAAGGAAAGCGGTGTGCCTTTAAGTCAGCGTCACTGGCTTGGCATGGTGTTATGCGGTGTGTTTCTTTTCACCGCTTCCATTACCCAGCAAGTTGGGATTGCAGATACATCGGTGACAAATGCAGGGTTTTTGACGGGGCTTTATGTACCATTGGTGCCGTTAATGCTTCTGATTTTCTGGCGCAAGCTTCCTCATTGGTCGATCTGGCCTGCTGCCTTTGGCTGTTTGATCGGGACATATTATTTATCTGGGGGTAATTTCAGCAGCTTCAATAATGGAGACTTCTGGATGATGGTCTCTGCCATTTTCTGGGCTTTGCAGATCATCACGGTGGGATTTGTTGTGCGCAGTTCAGACACACCGATTATTTTGGCCTGTACCCAGTTTTTATGTTGTTCCGTATTTGCAACAGTTGGGGCGCTGGGATTGGAAACAATCAGCTGGGCTGCTATTCAAGGGGCAGGCTTTGAGATTTTCTATGCCGGGGTCATGTCGATTGGAATTGCCTTTACCCTCCAAGCTGTGGCTCAACGCCATACAGGTCAAGCCGATGCCGCGATTATTATGAGTGGTGAAGTCCTTTTTGCCGCTATCGCAGGGGCGTTGTTATTGGGGGAACGCCTCACTATTGAGGGCTATATGGGGGCGTTGATCATGTTTATGAGTATTCTTTCTGTTGAAGTTCTGCCGCTTTTACGTCGAAAGCAGGCTTAA
- a CDS encoding (Fe-S)-binding protein — MAENGKNVGLFVTCLVDLFRPSVAFAAVKLMQDAGCEICVPERQTCCGQPAFNSGDMADSRAMAQMVIEEFEGFDYVVAPSGSCAAMIVKHYPELFKDDVDWHKRALDLSGKTFELLTFLSDVLGVEKVQATLDRKVTYHDSCSGLRELGIKEQPRKLLDSVEGVELVEAEQAERCCGFGGTFCLKFSDISARITDDKCEDLLKTDAQTVLGGDLGCLMNIAGRMTRRGEMVEVRHIAEVLADMTTEVPPISQVKE, encoded by the coding sequence ATGGCTGAAAACGGAAAAAATGTTGGTTTATTTGTAACATGTCTGGTTGATCTCTTTCGCCCGAGTGTTGCTTTTGCCGCAGTGAAATTGATGCAGGATGCTGGCTGTGAAATTTGTGTGCCAGAACGTCAAACCTGTTGTGGACAACCCGCTTTTAACAGTGGGGATATGGCTGATAGCCGTGCTATGGCGCAAATGGTTATCGAAGAATTTGAAGGGTTTGACTATGTCGTTGCCCCTAGTGGGTCGTGCGCGGCCATGATTGTCAAACATTACCCGGAATTGTTTAAAGATGATGTAGACTGGCACAAACGTGCACTGGATCTGTCTGGTAAAACCTTTGAATTGCTGACTTTCTTAAGCGATGTGTTGGGTGTGGAAAAAGTCCAGGCCACTTTGGATCGCAAAGTCACCTATCACGATAGTTGTTCCGGGCTTCGCGAACTGGGGATCAAGGAACAGCCACGTAAACTTTTGGACAGCGTTGAAGGTGTTGAATTAGTCGAAGCGGAACAGGCGGAGCGCTGCTGTGGCTTTGGCGGGACGTTTTGCTTAAAGTTTTCTGATATTTCAGCGCGTATTACCGATGATAAATGCGAAGACTTGTTAAAAACGGACGCTCAAACCGTATTGGGCGGTGATCTTGGTTGCTTGATGAATATCGCCGGGCGCATGACACGACGCGGTGAAATGGTGGAAGTGCGCCATATTGCCGAAGTTTTGGCGGATATGACAACAGAGGTCCCTCCGATTTCACAGGTGAAGGAGTAG
- the vapB gene encoding type II toxin-antitoxin system VapB family antitoxin → MTQSSVFKNNQTQAVRIPKAVALPEHIKKVDVIKQGNARLIVPSDCLWDSFFDGEQPSDDFMVERSEPEMQVREEL, encoded by the coding sequence ATGACACAGAGCAGTGTATTTAAGAATAATCAAACACAAGCTGTTCGTATCCCTAAGGCTGTTGCATTACCGGAACATATAAAAAAGGTGGATGTCATCAAACAGGGGAATGCACGCCTTATTGTGCCCAGTGATTGTCTTTGGGACAGTTTTTTCGATGGAGAGCAGCCAAGCGATGATTTTATGGTTGAGCGCTCTGAACCTGAAATGCAGGTGCGTGAGGAACTGTAA
- the vapC gene encoding tRNA(fMet)-specific endonuclease VapC, with the protein MLRYMLDTNICIFVIKNRPEHMRAVFNEKSHSMCVSAITVAELIYGAEKSVQKEKNLKVVEGFLSRLETLDFDEEAANHYGEIRAALEKKGLPIGPYDLMLAGHSRSRGLVMVTNNTREFSRVDGLRLEDWSQ; encoded by the coding sequence ATGTTACGCTATATGCTGGATACGAACATTTGTATTTTTGTGATTAAAAACCGCCCTGAACATATGCGCGCTGTTTTTAATGAAAAATCTCATTCTATGTGTGTATCCGCCATTACTGTTGCTGAATTGATCTATGGTGCTGAAAAATCAGTACAAAAAGAGAAAAACCTGAAAGTGGTTGAGGGTTTTTTGTCCCGCCTTGAAACTCTTGATTTTGATGAGGAAGCGGCAAACCATTACGGCGAGATTCGTGCTGCGCTTGAAAAAAAAGGTTTACCTATCGGGCCTTATGATTTGATGTTGGCAGGACATTCGCGTTCACGTGGTTTGGTGATGGTGACAAATAATACACGGGAATTTTCCCGTGTTGATGGGTTACGTTTAGAGGATTGGAGTCAATAA
- a CDS encoding LutB/LldF family L-lactate oxidation iron-sulfur protein — protein sequence MELNSHKFKENAKKALEDKDLQASLFKLGTGFPLKRLAAKERLPEFENLRDQARDIKDHTLRHLDYYLETFEARVQETGGKVHWARDIKGGRDIVYEICKSVGAKTVTKGKSMIGEEMALNEFLEEKGLIPVETDLGEYIIQLRKEPPSHIIAPAIHLNRTHVEEAFRKTHTDLPKERNLDAPEDLLKEARAMLREQFIKADVGITGANFMIAETGSTVIVTNEGNGDLTQTLPRVHIVLCSIEKVVPTLEDCTTLLRVLARSATGQEQSVYTTFSTGGKRAEDLDGPDEFHVVILDNGRSRMLGHDTHDMLRCIRCSACINHCPVYQSVGGHAYGSIYPGPMGSVLTPALHGLEKACDLPNASTMCGKCEEVCPVRIPIPRMLRSWREKQWEDGPVPLLQRWGLSWWAFWAKRPKAYHFAAKIKMRVMGWLARKNGHFKSLAFTKGWTGHKDFPAPEGKTFQQLWSEKGGKRS from the coding sequence ATGGAACTCAATTCCCATAAGTTTAAGGAAAATGCCAAGAAGGCTTTGGAAGATAAGGACCTTCAAGCCTCGCTTTTTAAGTTAGGCACAGGCTTTCCCTTAAAACGACTGGCTGCCAAAGAACGCCTGCCGGAATTTGAGAATTTGCGTGATCAGGCCCGCGATATCAAAGATCACACCCTGCGTCATCTTGATTATTATCTGGAGACATTTGAAGCCCGTGTTCAGGAAACAGGGGGCAAAGTCCATTGGGCGCGCGATATCAAGGGTGGGCGCGATATCGTTTATGAGATTTGTAAATCCGTTGGGGCCAAGACGGTGACTAAGGGCAAATCCATGATCGGCGAGGAAATGGCCCTGAATGAATTCCTTGAAGAAAAAGGCTTGATCCCGGTGGAAACCGATCTGGGTGAATATATCATCCAGCTGCGCAAAGAGCCGCCTAGCCATATCATTGCGCCTGCGATACATTTAAATCGCACCCATGTGGAAGAAGCTTTTCGCAAAACCCACACTGATCTGCCCAAAGAGCGTAATCTGGATGCACCGGAAGATTTGCTTAAAGAAGCCCGTGCCATGTTGCGTGAGCAATTTATCAAGGCGGATGTGGGAATTACCGGGGCCAATTTCATGATTGCGGAAACAGGTTCCACCGTGATTGTCACCAATGAAGGCAATGGGGATTTGACCCAGACCTTGCCCCGTGTCCATATCGTGCTGTGTTCCATTGAAAAAGTCGTGCCGACCCTGGAAGATTGTACCACTTTGCTCCGCGTTTTGGCGCGATCTGCCACAGGTCAGGAACAGTCGGTCTATACGACGTTTTCCACAGGGGGCAAACGGGCGGAAGATTTGGATGGGCCGGATGAATTCCATGTGGTGATTTTGGATAATGGCCGCTCACGCATGCTCGGCCATGACACCCATGATATGTTGCGCTGTATCCGTTGTTCAGCCTGTATTAACCATTGCCCGGTCTATCAATCTGTTGGCGGTCATGCTTATGGTTCGATTTATCCCGGTCCGATGGGCTCGGTTCTGACCCCTGCCCTTCATGGTTTGGAAAAAGCGTGCGATTTGCCCAATGCCTCGACTATGTGTGGCAAATGTGAAGAAGTTTGCCCGGTGCGCATCCCCATCCCTCGTATGTTACGATCCTGGCGCGAAAAACAGTGGGAAGATGGCCCTGTTCCGCTTTTGCAACGATGGGGTCTCAGTTGGTGGGCCTTTTGGGCAAAACGTCCCAAAGCCTATCATTTTGCCGCCAAGATCAAAATGCGGGTTATGGGCTGGCTTGCGCGTAAAAACGGTCATTTCAAATCCCTGGCCTTCACCAAAGGCTGGACGGGTCATAAGGATTTTCCAGCCCCTGAAGGCAAGACCTTTCAGCAACTTTGGTCTGAAAAAGGGGGGAAACGCTCATGA
- a CDS encoding lactate utilization protein, whose amino-acid sequence MSTRDYILGRIRWSLGRSAFERESEEQLAKRIAEPKANLIPKRGQLDHKAQLSLFVKMAKEVNATVSRIKSLENVPRAVAKYLKDHELKTSVRLASHEALAALDWSKLETVSGASEGRDMVSVVMAYGGAAETGSLALLSGPDSPTTLNFLPDYHIVVVKAEEIVGDYEAIYARMRRESNSVDFMPRAMNWVSGPSRTADIEQTLLLGAHGPRSLHILLVEEDHG is encoded by the coding sequence ATGAGTACGCGTGATTATATCTTGGGCCGAATCCGTTGGTCACTGGGGCGTAGCGCGTTTGAGCGTGAAAGTGAAGAGCAACTGGCAAAACGTATTGCTGAACCAAAAGCCAACTTGATCCCCAAACGTGGTCAGCTCGATCATAAGGCGCAGCTCAGCCTGTTTGTGAAAATGGCAAAAGAGGTTAATGCGACTGTTTCGCGCATCAAATCCCTGGAAAATGTACCGCGTGCAGTGGCGAAATACCTGAAAGATCATGAACTTAAAACATCTGTCCGACTGGCAAGCCATGAAGCCTTAGCAGCGTTGGATTGGTCGAAACTGGAGACCGTATCCGGGGCAAGTGAGGGTCGTGATATGGTTTCGGTGGTGATGGCTTATGGTGGGGCGGCTGAAACGGGTTCTTTGGCGCTTCTGTCCGGGCCTGATAGTCCGACAACGCTAAATTTCCTGCCGGATTATCATATCGTTGTTGTAAAGGCGGAAGAGATTGTGGGCGATTATGAAGCGATTTATGCCCGGATGCGTCGCGAAAGCAACTCTGTCGATTTTATGCCGCGAGCCATGAATTGGGTCAGTGGTCCCTCACGAACAGCCGATATTGAACAAACCTTGTTGCTGGGTGCGCATGGGCCACGCAGCCTCCATATTTTGCTGGTAGAAGAGGATCATGGCTAA
- a CDS encoding Smr/MutS family protein: MAKKAKYVEQPEKRTRGLSVGETQLWKKVTDDVEALPGRFVDLDGADPIPEPVATRPYPDTAKPLETIRADESHKSFDPLHHGKAAGVDKRTMDRLRRGKMPMEGRLDLHGMTQDQAHSALLRFINSAFGQGKRCVSVITGKGTQLNGKIGVLREMVPHWLNQPGLRSKIIAFTYAPKNEGGEGALYILLKRWR; the protein is encoded by the coding sequence ATGGCTAAAAAAGCAAAATATGTGGAACAGCCGGAAAAACGCACTCGGGGCTTGAGTGTGGGGGAAACCCAGCTGTGGAAAAAGGTCACTGATGATGTGGAGGCGTTGCCCGGTCGTTTTGTTGATCTGGACGGGGCTGACCCAATCCCTGAGCCTGTGGCCACACGTCCCTACCCTGATACGGCCAAACCACTAGAGACGATTCGCGCCGATGAATCTCATAAATCCTTTGACCCCTTGCATCATGGTAAGGCCGCAGGGGTGGATAAACGTACTATGGATCGTTTGCGCCGGGGCAAAATGCCCATGGAAGGGCGTCTTGACTTGCATGGCATGACGCAGGATCAGGCCCATAGCGCTTTGTTACGCTTTATTAATTCCGCCTTTGGGCAGGGTAAACGCTGTGTCTCGGTCATTACGGGTAAGGGCACACAGCTCAATGGCAAGATTGGGGTGCTGCGTGAAATGGTTCCGCATTGGCTTAATCAGCCGGGATTGCGCTCTAAAATCATTGCTTTTACCTATGCGCCGAAAAATGAGGGTGGCGAAGGGGCGTTATATATATTATTAAAACGTTGGCGTTAA
- a CDS encoding helix-turn-helix transcriptional regulator — protein MTPFGEKVRELRKNRGITMKEMAKDLEVSSAYLSALEHGKRGKPGPGFVMQVAGYFNLIWDDAEELKELAGLSHPRVVVDTVDRSASATLLANLLSRRINRLDEETIEDLIARIEATIPG, from the coding sequence ATGACACCCTTTGGCGAAAAAGTTCGTGAATTGCGAAAGAATCGCGGCATCACGATGAAAGAAATGGCGAAAGATTTGGAAGTTTCGTCCGCTTATCTCTCTGCTTTGGAACATGGCAAGCGGGGCAAGCCCGGTCCTGGCTTTGTTATGCAGGTGGCAGGTTATTTCAATCTGATTTGGGATGATGCCGAAGAGTTAAAAGAGCTGGCAGGTCTGTCTCATCCGCGTGTGGTGGTTGATACAGTTGATCGTTCTGCAAGCGCAACGTTGCTGGCAAATTTGCTGTCACGGCGTATTAACCGTTTGGATGAAGAGACCATTGAAGATTTGATTGCGCGTATCGAAGCAACCATTCCGGGGTGA
- a CDS encoding GtrA family protein translates to MRTKETRRQLLGFLVTGGLAFMLDGGILQALVTGLEMSPFTARSISFSIAVVFTWLMNRKISFKVSTPLSFKEFFGYLSTQSFGLSINVGVYTAVIFTVELAQTYPFFALIPATALSMVFNFVAMKYLVFKKLPEKTH, encoded by the coding sequence ATGCGCACAAAAGAAACGCGCCGCCAGCTTTTGGGGTTTCTTGTTACTGGCGGGTTGGCTTTTATGCTGGATGGGGGCATTTTGCAGGCTCTTGTCACGGGGCTGGAGATGTCCCCTTTTACTGCGCGTAGTATCTCTTTCTCAATAGCCGTTGTCTTTACTTGGCTGATGAATCGAAAAATCAGTTTTAAAGTCTCTACCCCTTTGTCATTTAAGGAATTTTTTGGCTATCTTTCAACTCAGAGCTTTGGGTTGTCGATTAATGTCGGGGTATATACGGCGGTTATTTTTACGGTGGAATTGGCCCAGACCTATCCGTTTTTTGCGCTGATTCCCGCCACTGCTTTAAGCATGGTGTTTAATTTTGTGGCGATGAAATATCTGGTTTTTAAGAAATTGCCAGAGAAAACTCACTGA
- a CDS encoding group III truncated hemoglobin codes for MSEKFSEINADTLRVMLNAFYDEVQKDELIGPIFIKKIGTTEEDWAPHMDRVVKFWCSVLLNTKEYGGGFMIKHAALPKLEMEHFKRWMEIFMRTVPEHFETSQSVEITIKAQTLLKNLHQQYGQFQVQRAQKRNKPIQ; via the coding sequence ATGTCGGAAAAATTTTCTGAGATTAATGCGGATACGTTGCGTGTCATGCTCAACGCATTTTATGACGAAGTTCAAAAAGATGAACTGATTGGACCGATTTTTATCAAAAAAATTGGCACAACAGAAGAAGACTGGGCCCCGCATATGGACCGGGTCGTAAAATTCTGGTGTTCAGTCTTGTTGAATACCAAAGAATATGGCGGTGGCTTCATGATCAAACACGCCGCCTTGCCTAAATTGGAAATGGAACATTTCAAACGCTGGATGGAAATCTTTATGCGCACAGTTCCAGAACATTTTGAGACCTCCCAGTCCGTTGAAATTACAATCAAAGCCCAGACCTTGCTGAAAAACTTACACCAACAATATGGGCAGTTTCAGGTCCAGCGTGCACAAAAACGCAACAAACCTATTCAGTGA